A genomic segment from Proteiniborus ethanoligenes encodes:
- the istB gene encoding IS21-like element helper ATPase IstB, whose protein sequence is MEKLEQIKEYAKELNLNHLRINADKIIEEADLKDYSYQDILIKILKNEIELKDKKAYERRLKYAGFPVIKNIEDFDLNFQRSITQKQINRLLEMEWIDRIYNLIFLGPPGVGKTHLAISLGYKAVELGYKVSFVTMDNLMHSLKTQEISRKSKGKMNRILSSSLVIIDELGYLPISREEANLFFQLISTLHEQASIIITSNKGLEDWTELLGDPALTTAVLDRITYRCELFNMTGKSYRLEHRKSLF, encoded by the coding sequence ATGGAAAAACTAGAACAAATCAAAGAATATGCAAAAGAACTTAATCTAAACCATTTAAGAATTAATGCAGATAAAATCATAGAAGAAGCTGATTTAAAAGACTATTCATATCAAGATATATTGATAAAAATACTAAAAAATGAGATAGAGTTAAAGGATAAAAAAGCATATGAAAGAAGGCTAAAATATGCTGGATTTCCAGTAATAAAGAATATAGAAGACTTTGATCTTAATTTTCAAAGATCTATAACTCAAAAACAAATAAATAGGCTACTAGAAATGGAGTGGATAGATAGGATATACAATCTTATCTTCCTAGGTCCCCCAGGTGTAGGGAAAACACATTTAGCAATATCATTAGGATATAAAGCAGTAGAATTAGGCTATAAGGTTAGCTTTGTTACAATGGATAATCTTATGCATTCACTGAAAACACAAGAAATATCAAGAAAAAGCAAAGGAAAAATGAATAGAATATTGTCTTCAAGCCTTGTCATAATAGATGAACTTGGATACCTGCCAATATCAAGAGAAGAAGCTAATCTGTTCTTTCAATTAATATCAACACTTCATGAACAAGCTTCAATTATTATCACATCTAATAAAGGCTTAGAAGATTGGACAGAGTTACTAGGAGATCCTGCTCTAACAACTGCAGTACTAGATAGAATCACCTATAGATGTGAGCTTTTTAATATGACTGGCAAGAGCTATAGATTAGAACACAGAAAGTCATTATTCTAA